From the genome of Prevotella herbatica, one region includes:
- a CDS encoding PorP/SprF family type IX secretion system membrane protein — MKAQYDVSFSHYFDMEPSFNPAAVGKYDKLNINAAYAMDMAGFEHNPQTMYAAADIPFYFMSSYNGAGVQFMNDKIGLFTHKKLALQYAYKHKFFKGLISVAAQVGVISEDFDGTKVDLNESSDPAFSTTQLNGNGIDLVLGMYYVRGQWYAGVSAQHINSPLIKLGGSNELQIDPTYYLTGGYNIKFNNPFVTIKPSCIVRTDGTAYRADITSRLVYSYENKMMYAGLSYSPTNSVTFLIGGTFHGLVLGYSYEVYTSAINPGNGSHELFVGYQMDINMAKKGKNKHKNVRIL; from the coding sequence ATGAAAGCGCAATATGATGTGTCGTTCAGTCATTATTTTGATATGGAGCCATCTTTCAATCCTGCAGCTGTTGGTAAATATGATAAGTTGAACATTAATGCTGCTTACGCAATGGATATGGCTGGATTTGAACATAATCCTCAGACTATGTATGCTGCTGCTGATATTCCATTTTATTTTATGAGTTCATATAATGGAGCTGGCGTGCAGTTTATGAATGATAAGATAGGACTGTTTACTCATAAAAAGTTGGCATTACAATATGCTTACAAACATAAATTTTTTAAGGGTTTAATAAGCGTGGCTGCTCAGGTTGGAGTTATTAGTGAGGACTTTGATGGAACCAAAGTGGATTTAAATGAAAGTTCAGATCCTGCATTCTCAACAACTCAACTAAATGGCAATGGAATTGACTTGGTTCTTGGCATGTATTATGTTAGAGGACAATGGTATGCTGGTGTTTCTGCACAGCATATAAACTCGCCTTTGATAAAGTTGGGGGGCAGTAATGAACTCCAAATAGATCCAACCTATTATTTGACAGGGGGATACAATATTAAGTTTAATAATCCGTTTGTAACAATAAAGCCATCTTGTATTGTTAGAACTGACGGAACTGCTTATAGAGCAGATATTACCAGTAGGTTAGTCTATAGTTATGAGAACAAAATGATGTATGCCGGACTTTCATATAGTCCAACCAATTCTGTGACATTTTTGATAGGAGGAACTTTTCATGGATTGGTACTGGGATATAGTTATGAAGTTTATACATCTGCAATTAACCCTGGAAACGGAAGCCATGAACTATTTGTCGGTTATCAGATGGATATAAATATGGCGAAGAAAGGGAAAAACAAACATAAAAATGTGCGTATATTATAG
- the porN gene encoding type IX secretion system ring subunit PorN/GldN, whose amino-acid sequence MRKLYFMLFMAVLAMNVSAQSALRRAEQAAKAQKTNADNVTLRSQISFPTSAGMNEDVVWRRDVYRELNLNDDANAGLYYPAESSGSQMNLFTYIFKLMMVGPSHGGISVYQYRLDGNERFTDDALVKPLTFLDDHHIFYERTDRGVHIDDSDIPSSEVKGYYIKECSYYDQISATFHTKIIALCPIMERADDFGDGTTKYPLFWVKYDDLAPLLAKRTIMVSNINNAAVMSLDDYFTMNRYKGKIYKTANMQGRNLAQYCKNDTALNKEQSRIENEIISFEKNIWGDQAKKDSLDKITSSNKKTLKASHPINRRASGRSTTVKTRRQKQSSSSTDNARVTVRRQRH is encoded by the coding sequence ATGAGAAAGTTATATTTTATGCTATTTATGGCAGTCCTTGCAATGAATGTTTCGGCGCAATCGGCTTTGCGTCGTGCAGAGCAAGCTGCAAAAGCACAGAAGACGAATGCTGATAATGTCACATTGCGCTCGCAGATTTCATTCCCGACATCAGCTGGAATGAACGAGGATGTTGTGTGGCGCAGAGATGTTTATCGTGAGCTAAATCTCAATGATGATGCTAATGCAGGACTTTACTATCCCGCAGAATCATCTGGAAGTCAGATGAATCTTTTTACATATATCTTTAAACTTATGATGGTGGGACCATCACATGGTGGAATAAGTGTATATCAGTATCGTCTTGATGGCAATGAACGTTTCACGGATGATGCACTTGTAAAACCATTGACGTTTTTGGATGATCATCATATTTTTTATGAGCGAACTGATCGTGGTGTTCATATTGATGATAGTGATATACCTTCATCTGAAGTAAAAGGATATTATATAAAGGAATGTTCTTACTATGACCAGATATCTGCAACATTCCATACTAAAATTATAGCTTTATGTCCAATAATGGAGAGAGCTGATGATTTCGGTGATGGAACAACAAAGTATCCATTGTTCTGGGTTAAATATGATGATTTGGCGCCATTGCTTGCAAAGCGTACAATAATGGTCAGCAACATTAATAACGCAGCAGTGATGTCGCTGGATGATTATTTTACGATGAACAGATATAAGGGGAAAATATATAAGACGGCAAATATGCAGGGAAGAAACCTTGCGCAATATTGCAAAAATGACACTGCATTGAATAAAGAACAGTCAAGAATAGAGAATGAAATTATTTCGTTCGAAAAAAATATCTGGGGCGATCAGGCTAAAAAGGATTCTTTAGATAAAATCACTAGCTCCAATAAAAAAACATTAAAAGCATCGCATCCCATAAACCGAAGAGCTTCAGGTCGTAGTACGACTGTTAAGACACGCAGACAGAAACAATCATCTTCTTCAACTGATAACGCTCGTGTTACTGTAAGAAGACAGAGACATTAA
- a CDS encoding DUF2795 domain-containing protein, which translates to MYWTLELASKLEDAPWPATKDELIDYAVRSGAPLEVLENLQEIEDEGDVYESIEDIWPDYPSKDDFLWNDDEY; encoded by the coding sequence ATGTATTGGACACTGGAATTAGCTTCAAAGTTGGAAGATGCACCATGGCCTGCAACAAAAGACGAACTGATAGATTATGCTGTCCGTTCGGGTGCGCCACTTGAAGTGTTAGAGAATTTGCAGGAAATAGAAGATGAGGGTGATGTCTACGAAAGTATAGAGGACATCTGGCCAGATTATCCTTCAAAGGATGATTTCTTATGGAATGATGATGAGTATTAA
- a CDS encoding porin family protein, giving the protein MKKTINLLVLAMAIMFVSTANAQIKFGVKGGLNLTNMSFSQDAFNTSNRTGFFVGPTVKFTLPIIGLGVDAAALYDQRDGKVDETTVKQQSINIPVNLRYNIGLGSLAGIYFAAGPQFGFNVGDDSYIWTNANSYKNTFQMKKSNFSVNLGAGITLLKHLEIGAAYNIVCGKTGEINVWDASKNAITSTTRSRYNSWQISAAYYF; this is encoded by the coding sequence ATGAAAAAGACTATTAATTTACTAGTGTTGGCTATGGCAATTATGTTTGTTTCAACTGCCAATGCACAGATCAAGTTCGGTGTTAAAGGCGGACTTAATTTGACAAATATGTCATTTAGCCAAGATGCGTTCAATACATCAAACCGTACGGGTTTCTTTGTTGGTCCAACTGTTAAGTTTACACTTCCGATAATAGGACTTGGTGTAGATGCTGCTGCCCTTTACGACCAGCGTGATGGTAAAGTTGACGAAACAACTGTCAAGCAGCAGTCTATCAACATTCCTGTAAATCTTCGTTATAATATAGGCCTTGGTAGCTTGGCAGGGATTTATTTCGCAGCAGGTCCTCAGTTTGGTTTTAATGTAGGAGACGATAGTTATATCTGGACTAATGCTAATTCGTATAAGAATACATTCCAGATGAAAAAGTCCAACTTTAGTGTTAATCTTGGAGCAGGAATTACTTTGCTGAAGCATCTTGAAATCGGTGCAGCATACAATATCGTATGCGGAAAGACTGGTGAAATAAATGTGTGGGATGCATCAAAAAATGCCATAACAAGTACTACTCGTAGTCGTTATAACTCATGGCAGATTAGCGCTGCTTATTATTTCTAA
- the priA gene encoding replication restart helicase PriA: MKYVEVILPLPLEGTFTYAVGDELSSKVKPGARLLVPLGKSKRYIGVAVSMTDVKPDFDVKEIVAVLDDKPVILPNQLKLWQWISNYYLSPLGDILKAALPSGLKTQDSYKPKTEQYVGLTEPYRNEQALHIAINTLSRATKQQKAFIDFLAMSHWDSLSGTTNTEDIAEITKEELMNFSHCNAPSIKNLIERKILYAYEKEVGRLNNGGESHFENIKQLNKFQAKAFDEINSQFEEKKVVLLHGVTSSGKTEIYIHLIKKALEEHKQVLYLLPEIALTVQIMERLKRVFGDRLGIYHSKYSDAERVEIWNKQLSDSHYDVILGARSAVFLPFTNLGLVIIDEEHETSFKQQDPAPRYHARSAAIVLAGIYGAKTLLGTATPSIESYYNAQQGKYGLVELKKRFAGIELPEIRVIDVKDLQHRKMMQGPFSPQMLAAINDALQNDKQVILFQNRRGFAPMIECRECGWVPKCSNCDVSLTYHKNLNQLTCHYCGFTYTVPKVCPNCGSEKINGRGYGTEKIEERICDIFPDARVARMDLDTTRTRNAYERIITDFSAGKTNILIGTQMISKGLDFDNVSVVGILNADSMLNYPDFRAYEHAFMMMSQVSGRAGRKGERGLVMLQTKSVDLPVISQVVNHDFKNFQKDLLDERAVFHYPPFYHLVYVFLKHSKNEVVESAGLEMGGRLKQYLGDRILGPDKPAVARVKAMNIRKIVIKLENGINQKQVRDVLHYVQKQIMQDKHYAALHIYYDVDPL, encoded by the coding sequence ATGAAGTATGTTGAAGTCATTTTACCGCTGCCTCTTGAAGGGACGTTTACATATGCTGTTGGCGACGAGTTATCGTCAAAGGTTAAACCTGGTGCTCGCTTACTAGTTCCATTGGGAAAGAGTAAACGCTATATTGGCGTAGCTGTAAGCATGACTGACGTAAAGCCTGATTTTGATGTAAAAGAGATTGTCGCTGTTTTGGATGATAAACCAGTAATACTTCCAAATCAACTTAAATTGTGGCAATGGATTTCTAATTATTATTTGTCTCCACTTGGTGATATTTTGAAAGCAGCATTGCCTTCAGGATTAAAGACACAAGATAGTTATAAACCTAAAACAGAACAATATGTTGGGCTAACTGAACCATATCGTAATGAGCAAGCTTTACATATAGCTATAAATACTCTTTCTCGTGCAACTAAACAGCAAAAAGCTTTTATTGATTTTCTGGCGATGTCGCATTGGGATAGTTTGAGTGGTACAACTAATACTGAAGATATTGCAGAGATAACAAAAGAAGAACTTATGAACTTCAGTCATTGTAATGCTCCATCAATAAAGAATCTTATTGAAAGAAAGATTTTATATGCATACGAGAAAGAAGTGGGAAGACTGAATAATGGCGGAGAATCTCACTTCGAGAATATAAAGCAACTTAATAAGTTTCAGGCAAAAGCGTTTGATGAGATAAATTCGCAGTTTGAAGAAAAAAAAGTAGTTCTTCTACATGGTGTTACTTCAAGCGGCAAAACAGAGATATACATACATCTTATTAAAAAAGCTTTAGAAGAGCATAAGCAAGTGTTATATCTATTACCTGAAATAGCGTTAACGGTGCAGATCATGGAACGACTTAAAAGAGTCTTCGGAGATCGTCTAGGTATTTATCATTCCAAATATAGTGATGCAGAAAGGGTCGAAATATGGAATAAACAACTTTCAGACTCTCATTATGATGTTATACTTGGTGCGAGAAGTGCTGTATTTTTGCCGTTTACTAACTTAGGATTGGTCATTATTGATGAAGAACATGAGACTAGTTTTAAACAGCAAGATCCTGCACCACGTTACCATGCAAGAAGTGCTGCTATAGTATTGGCAGGAATATATGGCGCAAAAACGCTACTAGGAACTGCCACCCCATCCATTGAAAGCTATTATAATGCTCAACAGGGAAAGTATGGATTGGTTGAATTGAAAAAACGTTTTGCAGGAATAGAACTACCAGAAATAAGAGTTATTGATGTTAAGGATTTGCAGCATAGAAAGATGATGCAAGGACCTTTCTCGCCACAGATGTTGGCTGCAATTAACGATGCTTTGCAGAATGATAAGCAAGTCATACTGTTTCAAAATAGACGTGGATTTGCGCCTATGATAGAATGTCGAGAGTGTGGTTGGGTTCCAAAATGTTCAAATTGTGATGTATCACTTACATACCATAAAAATCTTAATCAGCTGACTTGTCATTATTGCGGTTTTACATATACTGTTCCAAAAGTGTGTCCGAACTGCGGTAGTGAAAAAATCAACGGGCGAGGTTATGGTACAGAAAAGATAGAAGAACGTATCTGTGATATCTTCCCTGACGCGCGAGTTGCCAGAATGGATCTTGATACAACCCGTACACGTAATGCTTATGAGAGAATTATTACAGATTTCTCTGCAGGTAAGACTAATATTCTTATCGGAACACAGATGATAAGTAAAGGACTAGACTTTGATAACGTCAGTGTAGTAGGAATACTTAATGCTGACTCAATGTTGAATTATCCAGATTTCAGGGCTTATGAACATGCTTTCATGATGATGAGTCAGGTAAGTGGACGAGCTGGACGTAAAGGAGAACGGGGACTTGTTATGTTACAGACAAAGAGTGTTGACTTGCCTGTAATCAGTCAGGTGGTTAATCATGATTTCAAGAACTTTCAGAAAGATTTACTTGATGAACGTGCTGTATTTCATTATCCGCCATTTTATCATCTTGTGTATGTATTTCTTAAACATTCAAAGAATGAAGTAGTAGAATCTGCAGGATTGGAAATGGGAGGCAGATTGAAACAGTATTTAGGTGATAGAATACTTGGACCTGATAAACCGGCTGTTGCTCGTGTAAAGGCTATGAATATACGAAAGATAGTAATCAAACTAGAGAATGGTATCAATCAAAAGCAAGTAAGAGATGTGTTGCATTATGTACAAAAACAAATAATGCAGGACAAACATTACGCTGCCCTGCATATATATTATGATGTAGACCCGTTGTAG
- the porK gene encoding T9SS ring complex lipoprotein PorK/GldK, producing MKNKTLIFISVVMVTFALTSCFGSKAMSMAGRGGEVVGVGGKSFIEPRPFGMVKIDRGFLHMGLDKQDSLFGAQIPTKDISVDGFWMDETEVTNSKYKQFVMWVRDSILRTRLADPAYAGDESYMISEDKNGNAITPHLNWNKPLPRKPNEDEQRAIESLYVTNPVTGDKLLDWRQMNYRYEIYDYATAALRRNRLNPAERSFNTDRVVSNDVVMISKDTAYVDDGGNIVSKTIDRQRSGPWDFLNTYIVNIYPDTTCWVNDFTNSDNEMYLRNYYSNPAYNDYPVVGVTWEQANAYCAWRTDYLLKGLGTEAKYVQRYRLPTEAEWEYAARGKNGNEFPWDNADMKNGNGCYYANFKPDRGNYTKDGNLITSKVGIYGSNSNGLYDMAGNVAEWTSTVYTASGVAAMNDLNPELKYNAAKEDPYRLKKKSVRGGSWKDPESFIRSAWRSWEYQNQPRSFIGFRCVRSLANTTSTKKK from the coding sequence ATGAAGAATAAAACATTGATATTCATAAGTGTCGTCATGGTGACATTTGCCTTAACAAGTTGCTTTGGAAGTAAAGCGATGTCTATGGCTGGTCGTGGCGGTGAAGTAGTTGGTGTCGGAGGCAAGAGTTTCATAGAACCAAGGCCTTTCGGTATGGTAAAGATTGATAGAGGATTTTTGCACATGGGATTAGACAAGCAAGATTCTCTCTTTGGAGCCCAGATTCCAACTAAGGATATTTCTGTTGATGGTTTCTGGATGGATGAAACTGAAGTTACTAATTCTAAATATAAGCAATTTGTGATGTGGGTGCGTGACAGTATCTTACGTACACGACTTGCTGACCCGGCATATGCTGGAGACGAGAGCTATATGATTTCTGAAGACAAGAATGGTAATGCCATTACTCCACACTTGAATTGGAATAAGCCTTTACCACGTAAGCCTAATGAAGACGAACAACGTGCTATAGAAAGTTTGTATGTCACAAACCCTGTAACTGGAGACAAGTTACTAGACTGGAGGCAGATGAACTATCGTTATGAGATATACGATTATGCAACCGCAGCACTTCGACGTAATCGATTAAATCCTGCTGAACGCTCTTTCAATACCGATCGTGTTGTTTCTAATGATGTTGTAATGATATCAAAGGATACGGCTTATGTTGACGACGGAGGAAATATTGTTAGTAAGACTATAGATCGCCAGCGTAGTGGTCCTTGGGATTTCCTTAATACATACATTGTTAATATATATCCTGATACAACATGTTGGGTAAATGATTTTACAAATTCTGATAATGAAATGTATTTACGCAACTACTATAGCAATCCTGCTTATAATGACTATCCTGTTGTCGGTGTGACGTGGGAACAGGCAAATGCCTATTGTGCATGGCGTACGGATTATTTGTTAAAGGGACTAGGGACAGAGGCTAAGTATGTGCAGCGTTATCGCTTGCCCACAGAGGCAGAATGGGAATATGCTGCACGTGGTAAAAACGGCAATGAGTTTCCTTGGGATAATGCTGATATGAAGAATGGTAACGGTTGTTATTATGCTAATTTTAAGCCGGATAGAGGAAATTATACTAAAGACGGAAATCTTATTACAAGTAAGGTTGGGATATACGGTTCTAATTCAAACGGACTGTATGACATGGCTGGAAATGTAGCAGAATGGACTAGTACGGTATATACCGCATCTGGTGTAGCTGCAATGAATGACCTAAATCCAGAATTGAAATATAATGCAGCAAAAGAAGATCCTTATAGATTAAAGAAGAAAAGTGTGAGAGGTGGTTCATGGAAAGATCCTGAGAGCTTTATACGTTCAGCGTGGCGTTCTTGGGAATATCAAAACCAGCCACGATCATTTATCGGATTTAGATGTGTAAGAAGTCTTGCAAATACGACTAGTACTAAAAAGAAATAA
- the porM gene encoding type IX secretion system motor protein PorM/GldM, translating to MAIKKRLVSPRQKMINLMYIVLMAMLALNISTEVLNGFSIVEESLNRTTDNSSKENESMYTDFASLMKKNPEKVEAWFAKAKAVKQMSDSLYNFAQELKVAIVRKADGKNGNVYNIENKDNLEAAGEVMLSPIGGKGGKLFNAINSYRNRIVGMVADPQQKKIIDSNLSTKVPRQSRLLGKNWQEYMFENMPVAASITLLSKLQSDVRYAEGEVLHTLVSNIDMKDIRVNKLSAFVIPDKTTLYPGERFSANIVMAAVDTTQQPQIYVNGQRIATRNGQYSFIAGGVGEHTFDGYILMQNRNGDVLKRNFLQKYSVIPAPNSATVAADMMNVLYAGYHNPMSVSVPGVPANAVSISMTGGSMISKGNGHFIAVPSTVGKDVTIHVTARDKGQARSLPPFIFHVRKLPDPIAYVALGTTRFKGGAMPKASLMGAHGINAAIDDGLLDIQFKVVSFETVFFDNMGNAIPIASLGSNFSDRQRDTFRSLSRNRRFYITHVKAVGPDGITRILNGALEIIVR from the coding sequence ATGGCAATAAAGAAAAGACTTGTATCTCCACGTCAAAAGATGATAAACCTCATGTATATTGTCTTGATGGCAATGCTTGCGCTGAATATATCAACCGAGGTACTTAATGGCTTTTCGATAGTTGAAGAAAGCCTTAATCGTACGACAGATAATTCATCAAAAGAGAATGAGTCTATGTATACCGATTTCGCAAGTCTTATGAAAAAGAATCCGGAGAAGGTGGAAGCGTGGTTTGCTAAAGCAAAAGCTGTTAAACAGATGAGTGACTCACTCTATAATTTTGCGCAGGAACTGAAAGTAGCTATTGTAAGGAAGGCTGATGGCAAGAACGGAAACGTTTATAATATAGAAAATAAGGATAATCTTGAAGCTGCTGGGGAAGTAATGCTTTCACCAATAGGTGGTAAGGGTGGAAAATTGTTTAATGCAATCAATTCATACCGAAATCGCATTGTTGGTATGGTTGCTGATCCGCAACAAAAGAAGATTATTGATAGCAACCTTTCAACGAAGGTTCCAAGACAGTCAAGATTATTAGGGAAGAATTGGCAAGAATATATGTTCGAGAATATGCCGGTGGCTGCATCCATAACACTGTTATCTAAATTGCAGAGTGATGTGCGTTATGCAGAAGGTGAAGTATTGCATACTTTAGTCTCTAATATAGATATGAAAGATATTAGGGTAAACAAACTTTCTGCTTTCGTAATACCCGATAAGACAACTCTCTACCCAGGAGAACGTTTCAGCGCCAATATCGTAATGGCAGCAGTTGATACTACTCAGCAACCGCAGATATACGTAAATGGACAGCGAATTGCTACACGAAACGGACAGTATTCATTTATTGCGGGCGGAGTGGGAGAACATACTTTTGATGGATATATATTGATGCAAAATCGTAACGGTGATGTGTTAAAGAGAAACTTCTTGCAGAAATACAGTGTTATCCCTGCACCAAATAGTGCAACTGTCGCAGCTGATATGATGAATGTCCTTTATGCTGGATATCATAATCCTATGAGTGTGAGTGTTCCTGGTGTTCCTGCAAATGCAGTGTCGATATCAATGACTGGTGGAAGTATGATTTCAAAAGGTAACGGACATTTTATAGCAGTTCCTTCGACAGTTGGTAAAGATGTAACAATACATGTAACAGCACGTGATAAGGGACAGGCACGTTCTTTGCCTCCGTTTATTTTCCATGTGAGAAAACTTCCTGATCCAATAGCTTATGTAGCTTTAGGAACAACAAGGTTTAAGGGGGGGGCGATGCCAAAGGCTTCACTTATGGGAGCACATGGTATCAATGCAGCAATAGACGACGGACTGCTTGACATACAGTTCAAAGTAGTAAGTTTCGAAACGGTATTCTTTGATAATATGGGAAATGCGATTCCAATAGCTTCGTTGGGTTCAAATTTCTCTGACAGGCAGCGTGATACGTTCCGTAGTTTGTCTCGTAATCGAAGATTTTATATAACTCATGTTAAGGCTGTTGGTCCAGATGGAATAACACGAATCCTTAACGGCGCATTAGAAATAATAGTAAGATAA
- the porL gene encoding type IX secretion system motor protein PorL/GldL, translating to MTEYSKYNIVYRLQKWMDSVPGQTFLNYAYSWGASIVVLGALFKLTHLPGANIMLFLGMGTEVLVFFISAFDRPFDKTTDGMDLPTHLTEEYLEGRTEQAKQKQPINPQPIKSQMVQSQVSFADTDPVMQGVSTIVMPSANPEMEDAQNNYVAELKKLTEVLGKVGDQSSRLARDSEEMENLNRTLTGISRVYEMQLKSASQQIGTIDQINEQSKLLAQHIEQLNGIYTRMIEAMTINMRAAAPTQNTQL from the coding sequence ATGACAGAATATAGTAAATACAATATAGTCTATCGTCTACAAAAGTGGATGGATAGTGTCCCTGGACAAACTTTCCTTAACTATGCATATAGTTGGGGCGCATCAATCGTCGTGCTTGGTGCCTTGTTTAAGTTGACCCATCTACCTGGTGCCAATATAATGTTGTTCTTAGGTATGGGTACTGAAGTTTTGGTGTTTTTTATTTCAGCTTTTGATAGACCTTTTGATAAAACGACAGATGGAATGGATCTCCCAACACATCTAACCGAAGAGTATCTGGAGGGCAGAACTGAACAAGCTAAACAGAAACAACCTATAAATCCTCAGCCGATAAAATCACAAATGGTGCAATCACAAGTATCGTTTGCAGACACAGATCCTGTGATGCAGGGAGTATCGACAATAGTTATGCCTTCTGCCAATCCAGAAATGGAGGACGCTCAAAATAACTATGTTGCCGAACTTAAAAAACTTACAGAAGTTTTGGGAAAGGTTGGTGATCAAAGTTCACGTCTAGCCCGTGATAGTGAGGAAATGGAAAACCTTAATAGAACTCTTACTGGTATAAGTAGGGTTTACGAAATGCAGTTGAAGAGCGCCAGTCAGCAAATTGGGACAATAGATCAGATAAACGAGCAGAGCAAGTTGCTTGCACAGCATATAGAACAGCTTAACGGCATATATACGCGTATGATAGAGGCAATGACCATAAACATGCGTGCCGCAGCTCCAACACAAAATACACAGTTGTAA